The following are from one region of the Petrotoga mobilis SJ95 genome:
- a CDS encoding ABC transporter substrate-binding protein, whose amino-acid sequence MKRFLSVLVLLVFMVGLGITANAADSSGKITIWCWDPNFNVAIMEEAAERYSKANPNVEFEIVSMAKADVEQKLNTILASGVKKGLPEIVLIEDYNAKKYLESYPKSFADLTSYFNWEEFADYKLGFMTLKNKVYGIPFDSGVTGWFYRRDYFQEAGINVQDLNEITMTEFIELGKKVKEETGKYMIGADPYDGGLMRILLQSAGTWYFDENGEPNIANNPALYEAVRIYKELYDSKIGKEVSGWNEWVASFNEGEVASVITGAWIIGSIKAETTQEGKWGVLPIPRLDVPGSVNASNLGGSSWYILENSEYKDLAIDFMKEIYANDVDFYQTILYERGAIGTWLPAQTGEAYVKRDPFFGNQRIYLDFSEWMTMIPSIDYGLFTYEADAAIMGVMPDVYNGNLTIEEALKKAEDQFKNVVGFF is encoded by the coding sequence ATGAAAAGATTTTTAAGCGTTTTAGTCCTTTTAGTTTTTATGGTGGGATTAGGTATAACGGCTAATGCCGCAGATTCAAGTGGCAAAATAACCATATGGTGTTGGGATCCTAATTTTAATGTGGCAATCATGGAAGAAGCAGCTGAAAGATACAGTAAAGCAAATCCAAATGTAGAGTTTGAAATTGTAAGTATGGCAAAAGCCGATGTTGAGCAAAAGTTGAACACAATATTGGCCTCTGGCGTAAAAAAAGGTCTTCCTGAAATTGTATTGATTGAAGATTATAACGCAAAGAAGTATTTGGAATCTTATCCTAAATCTTTTGCTGATTTAACAAGTTATTTTAATTGGGAAGAGTTCGCCGATTACAAACTCGGATTCATGACATTAAAAAACAAAGTCTATGGAATTCCATTCGATTCTGGTGTAACAGGATGGTTTTATAGAAGAGATTATTTTCAAGAAGCTGGAATAAACGTTCAAGATCTAAATGAAATTACAATGACTGAATTTATAGAATTAGGAAAAAAGGTTAAAGAAGAAACCGGGAAATATATGATTGGAGCCGATCCGTATGATGGAGGTTTAATGAGAATATTATTACAATCAGCTGGAACTTGGTATTTTGACGAAAACGGTGAACCAAACATAGCAAATAATCCAGCATTGTATGAAGCGGTTAGGATTTACAAAGAACTTTATGATTCAAAAATTGGAAAAGAAGTTTCTGGTTGGAATGAATGGGTAGCATCATTTAATGAAGGAGAAGTTGCCTCTGTTATTACTGGAGCATGGATAATTGGATCAATAAAAGCAGAAACCACTCAAGAAGGCAAATGGGGAGTCCTCCCAATTCCAAGATTGGATGTTCCTGGTTCTGTCAACGCCTCAAATCTTGGGGGATCTAGTTGGTATATACTTGAAAATTCTGAATACAAAGATTTAGCAATTGATTTCATGAAAGAAATATATGCTAACGATGTAGATTTTTATCAAACTATATTGTACGAACGAGGAGCTATAGGAACCTGGTTACCTGCTCAAACAGGTGAAGCTTATGTAAAACGAGATCCTTTCTTTGGTAACCAAAGAATATATTTGGATTTTTCAGAATGGATGACTATGATTCCTTCGATTGATTATGGTTTATTTACTTACGAAGCAGACGCAGCAATCATGGGAGTAATGCCAGATGTATACAATGGTAACTTAACAATTGAAGAAGCACTGAAAAAAGCTGAAGATCAATTTAAAAATGTAGTTGGATTTTTTTAA
- a CDS encoding carbohydrate ABC transporter permease: MFEKRRNRWGWFFISIAVFFLGLFIFYPLIYSLYLSTFSSRGVMKNFVGFGNYLRLFQDNYFLQSLKNIIIILIIQVPLMLFLALIFAFLLNDPKLKFKKIFRTALFLPAVTSLVAYSVVFKMMFSTEGLINNVLLSLNIIKEPIRWLLDPVWAKITLIIAMTWRWTGYNMMLYLAGLQNIPQEIYEAAEIDGASKITQFFRITIPLLKPIILFTTILSTIGTLQLFDEPMMLASGVTTGSSVGPGNSLLTPSVYIYNVSFKYVPNFGYASAISWIIVLIAVILTLMQFRVAGEEK; the protein is encoded by the coding sequence ATGTTTGAAAAAAGAAGAAACAGATGGGGTTGGTTTTTTATAAGTATAGCTGTATTTTTTTTGGGTTTGTTTATTTTCTATCCCTTGATTTATTCCCTATATTTATCAACTTTTTCTTCAAGAGGTGTAATGAAAAATTTTGTTGGTTTTGGTAATTATCTAAGACTTTTTCAAGATAACTATTTCTTACAATCATTGAAAAACATTATTATAATCTTAATTATTCAAGTTCCTTTAATGTTATTTTTAGCCCTGATTTTTGCCTTTTTGCTTAATGATCCAAAGTTAAAATTTAAAAAAATTTTCAGAACGGCTCTTTTTTTACCAGCTGTTACTTCTCTTGTGGCATACAGTGTCGTTTTCAAAATGATGTTTTCTACTGAAGGCCTTATTAACAATGTTTTATTAAGCCTTAATATAATTAAAGAACCCATCAGATGGTTGTTAGACCCAGTTTGGGCAAAAATCACATTAATAATTGCCATGACTTGGCGTTGGACAGGGTATAATATGATGTTATATTTAGCGGGACTTCAAAATATACCTCAAGAAATATATGAAGCTGCTGAAATAGATGGTGCAAGTAAAATTACCCAGTTTTTTAGAATTACCATTCCTTTGTTGAAACCTATAATTCTTTTTACTACGATTTTATCAACAATAGGAACCTTACAACTCTTTGATGAACCGATGATGTTAGCTTCTGGGGTGACAACGGGTTCAAGCGTTGGTCCTGGTAATTCTTTGCTTACGCCATCAGTTTATATTTATAACGTAAGTTTTAAGTATGTTCCGAATTTTGGATATGCCTCTGCAATTTCGTGGATTATAGTTCTAATAGCTGTAATTTTAACTTTGATGCAATTTAGAGTGGCAGGTGAGGAAAAATGA